The DNA region GGAGGGAATGCAGCAATGAATACCGTTCTTCGTCATAAGGGATGGACTTGGGGATTCCGCAGTACCGTATTGTTATATTTTATCGTACTCATTGTACTTCCAATCATCGGTGTGTACGTCAATTCCTTCTCTGAAGGATGGAGCAACTTTATCCAGAGCATTATGGACCCGATTGCGTGGAAAGCCGTGCTGTTAACCATTCGGCTGGCCGTTATAGCTACCGTGATTAATGTCGTTCTGGGAACCATGATCGCTTGGGTACTGACACGTTATCGCTTTTTTGGAAGGTCGTTCCTTAACAGTCTGGTAGATCTTCCTTTTGCACTGCCAACAGCTGTTGGCGGACTGATGATTATGCTGCTCCTGGGTCCGGTTAGTGCTATTGGGAAACTGGCGGAATCCATGGGGTTTGAAATTGTATTTCACCAGCCTGCAATTGTGATCGCGATGACCTTTGTGACGTTTCCTTTTGTTATTCGTGCGGTGCAGCCTTTGCTCGAAGAGATCGACCCTTCGGAAGAGGAAGCCTCCTACACGATGGGTGCATCGAAAGCGCGCACGTTCAGGCAGGTCATTCTTCCGTCCATGGCTCCAGGCATGATTAGTGGGGGGATGCTGGCATTCTCCAGGGCACTTGCCGAATTTGGAGCTGTTGTGCTGGTGGCGGGCAATATTCCGGGAAGAACGTTGACAGCTTCCGTATTTATATACGGCGAGATCGAAAGTGACAATCCAACCGGTGCGGCTGCCGTCTCCGTACTGCTCTTAACACTCTCCTTCCTGATCCTCTGGCTGATTAATCTGGTGCAGATGCGGGGGAGAAGAGGATGAGAAGACTATTAATCGGACTGACGTTTGCAGTGTTCACTGTACTGCTGATCATCCCGCTTGGACGTATTTTTATTGGTGCATTTGAAGACGGGGCAGGAGGATTCCTGGAAGGGCTGTTGCGCCCTGAGGCGCTGCATGCCTTGATGATGACAGGACTTGTTGTACTTGTCGTCACGCTGTTAAATACATTGTTTGGCGTTATGATGGCTATTTATCTGGTTCGCGCCGGATGGATGAGTGACCGGGTAAAAGGGCTGCTGAACAGCATTGTGGATCTGCCCTATGCCGTTTCGCCAGTCATTGGCGGATTGATGATTGTACTACTGCTCGGCCCGAACAGCATTATGGGCGCTTTTTTTGAAGGGATTG from Paenibacillus sp. JNUCC-31 includes:
- the cysT gene encoding sulfate ABC transporter permease subunit CysT; this encodes MNTVLRHKGWTWGFRSTVLLYFIVLIVLPIIGVYVNSFSEGWSNFIQSIMDPIAWKAVLLTIRLAVIATVINVVLGTMIAWVLTRYRFFGRSFLNSLVDLPFALPTAVGGLMIMLLLGPVSAIGKLAESMGFEIVFHQPAIVIAMTFVTFPFVIRAVQPLLEEIDPSEEEASYTMGASKARTFRQVILPSMAPGMISGGMLAFSRALAEFGAVVLVAGNIPGRTLTASVFIYGEIESDNPTGAAAVSVLLLTLSFLILWLINLVQMRGRRG